One genomic region from Halobacteriovorax vibrionivorans encodes:
- the folK gene encoding 2-amino-4-hydroxy-6-hydroxymethyldihydropteridine diphosphokinase: protein MRIILSLGTNLGDRIESIKSASKLLEDAFNCEAKMSHFYESPPYGPQDQPSFLNIALEINTCLNLSPTSILKICKEIEERLGRKHRYHWGPREIDIDIIFIDFLEVKEEKLTIPHKDFRNRSFVLEPLKDLPSFSEYKEHYKIKTLKNKNTKLIL from the coding sequence ATGAGAATCATTCTTAGCCTTGGGACTAATCTTGGTGACCGAATCGAATCAATCAAAAGCGCATCTAAGTTATTAGAAGACGCATTTAACTGTGAAGCCAAAATGAGTCACTTTTATGAGTCACCTCCCTATGGACCGCAGGATCAACCTTCCTTTCTTAATATTGCCCTAGAAATAAACACTTGTTTAAATCTTTCCCCAACTTCAATCTTGAAAATATGTAAGGAGATCGAAGAGAGGTTAGGTCGAAAACACCGCTATCACTGGGGTCCTCGTGAAATTGATATTGACATAATTTTTATCGACTTCTTAGAAGTAAAAGAAGAAAAGCTCACCATACCGCACAAAGACTTTCGAAACCGAAGCTTTGTTTTAGAACCATTAAAAGACTTACCTTCATTTTCTGAGTATAAAGAGCATTACAAAATTAAAACATTGAAGAACAAGAATACAAAATTGATCCTATAA